One genomic window of Aethina tumida isolate Nest 87 chromosome 3, icAetTumi1.1, whole genome shotgun sequence includes the following:
- the LOC109594762 gene encoding protein TANC2-like isoform X1, producing the protein MDFRQSIDFDSFMESESIAASTEEILWSDDDTIIAEQEVVWNEDLAAIRRLLDTENTAGTCPSCDMPFDKGKKRRLIDNCGHERCYSCMFTNEACPLCSLNNSASKTDGPTVKNSNYMGLRGSEITLYGETQAPPPSQIQQEKVGKIRPEAIIRNGNVIIKSRQDLSSTEFGHPEKLPKTRPSNPRIKLDQGAMTQSCPTPPQLRKKFFLSPKALRSPFSGRNRQPSNDSALSAIMTSSATSTEGRHWPSVVLGKIRSLWNAGTSSAGAGLNQLISDDETNVKPATKKSDDMYMRLGLLLGDGARRSKRNQNKNSHESCSSLASYEAATMMSSNTSPVSTLTGSSEDQHRNNPSSDSVASLMSMSMSGQSNCSSSPVSRRHSVTTSQPGHVEDLSMFKNRKTCIRRSARTGTIKGPIDPKIRFAQYRTPQLTLKPLFFEVPSQETEPLFVGRHWLIKEIEDIVGSSSPGVLLTGNPGTGKTALILQLVEYSCFGRKKEPIYQTPSLSGLNSPERSRSPQSFYYQIDIISEKIKHLASCVVAYHFCQADNNNTCLVPDFIHSLAAQLCQAPQLIAYRDHLLNEPHLQSALSLKECIANPDVALTRGILEPLASLRRVGKIDNLNCVILVDGLCEAEYHRPDHGDTITTFLVKHMPNFPSWLKIVATVRTQLQEITKQLPYTRVSLDNVVSNENINKDVLAYINFRVQNSPSIQNNITITNSGKVESCSVSNHKFSQHLLSLSQGSFLFAKLTLDLLERGQLVAKSSGYKVLPVTLAQIYLLHFNLRFPTIRSFEKVTHILSVCLTALYPLTLLEIYYSVNSLLVDNFLPWKEFLQRFKLLSGFLVKRLDDTYMFFHPSFREWLIRRDDNEATKFLCDLRSGHAGIAFRLSRVQAPLDPEKTLELGHHILKAHVYRNMSIPNISSRDLQATWIAESSDNISAALCNLRNMYSPNVKVSRLLLLAGASPNYITDFLGNAPVLCMYSHEGIVPMVSLLLEFGADVELTNSQGCTALSLASSKGHCDVVRQLIAAGASPGHADTGGYCPLIHAARNGCLNVVGYLLACDWVIKNPEDVELAEAAQQALIAAAGQGHVDIVEYLLDMAEINADLPDTITGETALTIAAANGCHAVCSALINRGASLSVVNKKEMAALHLAVKEGHWAVAERLIQNHAAIEQPDNSGRSPLMLAAAEGHVGLIELLLDRGADLNKEDREGLTALCWACLRGKMQAAQTLLERGSNISHTDKTGRTPLDLAAFQGNPSLVQFLLDRGAVIEHVDVNGMRPLDRAIACRNIQVVQCFLKKGAKLGPATWAMAAGKPEIMLILLNKLLEDGNILYRKSRLREAAHRYQYALKKFPTDDQGEHNKPFHQLQVNFLLNYSRCKRKLNEFEEAVELANEVLEMKPDSYEAYYARAKARLDLKLYELALTDVKDAMRLSPPQNMEVRKVLAYLQEDISNRMCTKNPKIGMNRDYAVSVDTLLE; encoded by the exons atCTGGCAGCAATCAGGAGGCTACTGGATACGGAGAACACGGCGGGTACCTGTCCAAGTTGCGATATGCCGTTCGATAAAGGCAAAAAACGGAGACTCATCGATAACTGCGGTCATGAGCGATGTTACTCCTGTATGTTTACAAATGAAGCCTGCCCATTATGTTCCTTAAACAATTCCGCTTCGAAAACAG ATGGTCCGACCGTTaagaattcaaattacatgGGTCTGCGGGGCTCCGAGATCACACTTTATGGGGAAACGCAGGCACCGCCACCGTCGCAAATACAACAGGAGAAGGTCGGAAAAATCAGACCCGAAGCGATAATCAGGAATGGAAACGTTATAATCAAG AGCCGGCAGGATTTGTCGTCGACGGAATTCGGACACCCGGAGAAACTTCCGAAAACGAGACCGAGCAACCCGCGCATTAAACTGGACCAAGGCGCGATGACTCAAAGCTGTCCGACGCCACCGCAACTGCGAAAGAAGTTCTTTCTCAGTCCGAAGGCCTTGCGGAGTCCGTTCTCCGGCAGGAACCGACAGCCGTCCAACGATTCAGCACTTTCAG CAATAATGACATCTTCTGCAACATCGACAGAAGGTCGCCATTGGCCGAGCGTCGTCCTTGGAAAAATCCGTTCCTTGTGGAACGCGGGAACAAGCAGTGCTGGAGCCGGTCTAAATCAACTTATTTCAG ATGATGAAACGAACGTGAAACCGGCGACCAAAAAATCGGACGATATGTACATGCGTCTTGGATTGCTTCTCGGCGATGGTGCTCGAAGGTCCAAACGCAACCAGAACAAGAACAGTCACGAATCTTGCTCATCGTTGGCAAGCTACGAGGCTGCCACCATGATGTCGTCCAACACCAGTCCCGTTTCGACACTGACAGGCAGTTCGGAGGACCAGCACCGCAACAACCCCAGTTCGGACAGCGTGGCCTCCCTCATGTCCATGTCCATGTCCGGACAGAGCAACTGCAGCTCAAGCCCCGTCAGTCGAAGGCACAGTGTCACCA CCTCCCAACCTGGTCATGTAGAGGATCTCAGTATGTTTAAGAATAGGAAGACTTGTATAAGAAGGTCGGCGCGCACTGGAACCATCAAGGGCCCTATCGATCCAAAAATACGTTTCGCCCAATATAGAACCCCGCAATTGACTCTCAAGCCTTTGTTCTTTGAAGTGCCGTCTCAGGAAACTGAACCTTTGTTCGTTGGAAGACATTGgcttattaaagaaattgaagaCATAGTTG GTTCTTCGAGTCCTGGAGTTTTACTAACTGGTAATCCGGGCACCGGAAAAACTGCCTTAATCCTTCAGCTCGTAGAGTACAGTTGTTTTGGACGAAAAAAGGAGCCGATCTACCAAACTCCCAGTTTATCTGGCCTTAATTCCCCCGAACGGTCGAGAAGTCCTCAAAGTTTCTATTATCAAATCGACATCATTTCCGAGAAGATTAAACACTTAGCCAGTTGTGTGGTAGCCTATCATTTTTGTCAAGCTGATAACAATAATACGTGTTTGGTGCCGGACTTCATCCATTCATTGGCAGCTCAATTGTGTCAAGCACCTCAACTAATTGCCTACAGAGATCATCTTTTAAACGAGCCACATTTGCAATCAGCTTTGTCTTTGAAGGAATGCATTGCGAATCCAGACGTAGCTTTAACAAGAGGAATTCTGGAGCCTCTGGCGAGTTTAAGAAGGGTTGGAAAAATCGACAACTTAAATTGTGTTATACTGGTTGACGGACTTTGCGAAGCCGAATATCACAGACCGGATCACGGTGACACTATCACAACATTCCTTGTCAAGCACATGCCCAATTTTCCGTCGTGGTTGAAGATTGTTGCTACTGTTAGGACTCAACTGCAAGAAATCACGAAACAATTGCCTTATACTAGAGTGTCTTTGGACAACGTCGTGAGTAACGAGAATATCAATAAGGATGTTCTTGCGTACATAAACTTCAGAGTGCAAAACAGTCCTTCTATTCAAAACAACATAACTATCACAAATTCGGGAAAGGTGGAAAGCTGTAGTGTTTCCAATCACAAGTTTTCGCAACACTTACTAAGCTTAAGTCAAGGTTCATTCTTATTTGCGAAACTAACTTTAGATCTTCTGGAAAGAGGACAATTAGTAGCCAAATCATCAGGTTACAAAGTTCTGCCTGTAACTCTTgcccaaatatatttattacatttcaatCTAAGATTCCCAACAATCAGATCGTTCGAAAAAGTTACCCACATCTTGAGCGTCTGTCTTACAGCTTTATACCCTCTAACTCTTCTAGAAATTTATTACTCAGTCAATTCGTTATTGGTTGACAATTTTTTGCCCTGGAAAGAATTTTTACAAAGATTCAAACTCCTGTCGGGCTTTCTCGTGAAACGCCTCGACGACACATACATGTTCTTCCATCCTTCATTCAGAGAGTGGTTGATCCGCCGCGACGACAACGAAGCCACGAAATTCCTGTGCGACCTCCGATCCGGCCACGCCGGTATCGCCTTCAGACTTAGCAGAGTCCAAGCACCACTAGACCCGGAAAAAACTCTGGAACTCGGCCACCACATCCTGAAAGCTCACGTGTACAGGAACATGTCCATCCCCAACATCAGCTCACGCGACTTGCAAGCCACGTGGATTGCTGAGAGTTCAGACAACATATCTGCCGCATTATGCAACTTGAGAAACATGTACAGTCCAAACGTCAAAGTATCAAGGTTGTTGTTACTGGCGGGTGCTTCACCGAATTACATAACGGACTTCTTGGGCAACGCCCCCGTTCTATGTATGTATTCACACGAGGGAATCGTGCCAATGGTCTCGCTTCTTTTGGAGTTTGGAGCCGATGTTGAGCTGACCAATAGTCAAGGTTGCACCGCTCTCTCTTTAGCCTCCTCCAAAGGACATTGTGATGTGGTGAGGCAGCTAATCGCAGCGGGGGCAAGTCCAGGTCACGCCGACACAGGCGGATACTGCCCATTAATACACGCAGCCAGAAACGGCTGCTTGAACGTCGTGGGATATTTATTAGCTTGCGACTGGGTGATAAAGAACCCGGAGGACGTGGAACTCGCAGAAGCCGCCCAACAAGCATTAATTGCGGCGGCTGGACAAGGCCACGTGGATATCGTCGAATATTTACTAGATATGGCGGAAATCAACGCCGATTTGCCGGACACAATTACAGGAGAAACTGCTTTGACAATAGCCGCAGCTAACGGTTGCCATGCGGTTTGCTCGGCTTTGATCAATAGAGGAGCGAGTTTATCGGTGGTGAATAAAAAGGAAATGGCGGCTCTACATTTGGCAGTTAAGGAAGGACACTGGGCGGTTGCAGAAAGACTTATTCAGAACCATGCTGCCATTGAACAACCAGATAACTCTGGAAGGTCTCCTTTAATGTTGGCTGCTGCTGAAGGCCACGTTGGGCTGATCGAACTATTACTTGATAGAGGAGCTGACTTGAACAAAGAAGACCGTGAGGGACTTACTGCTTTGTGCTGGGCGTGCTTAAGAGGAAAGATGCAAGCTGCTCAAACTTTGCTAGAAAGAGGTTCAAACATAAGTCATACTGACAAAACAGGAAGAACACCTTTAGATCTGGCGGCGTTTCAAGGTAATCCATCGTTGGTGCAGTTTTTACTAGACAGAGGAGCTGTCATAGAGCACGTGGATGTAAACGGCATGCGACCGTTGGATAGAGCAATTGCTTGCAGGAACATTCAGGTAGTGCAGTGTTTTCTGAAGAAAGGAGCGAAATTAGGACCGGCTACATGGGCTATGGCTGCAGGCAAACcggaaattat GCTTATACTTCTCAATAAACTTCTGGAAGATGGaaacattttatacagaaaaagTCGATTGAGAGAGGCGGCCCATAGGTACCAATACGCTCTGAAGAAGTTCCCCACAGACGATCAAGGAGAACACAATAAACCTTTCCATCAATTACAAGTCAACTTCCTACTTAACTACTCCCGGTGTAAAAGAAAACTCAAC GAATTCGAAGAGGCAGTGGAACTAGCTAACGAAGTCTTAGAAATGAAGCCGGACTCGTACGAAGCGTATTACGCAAGGGCGAAGGCGCGATTAGACTTGAAGCTCTACGAACTGGCGTTGACGGACGTGAAGGATGCGATGCGACTGTCACCACCGCAAAACATGGAGGTCCGAAAAGTTCTGGCTTACCTGCAGGAGGACATATCGAATAGAATGTGCACGAAAAATCCGAAAATAGGCATGAACCGAGATTATGCCGTCTCAGTTGATACTTtattggaataa
- the LOC109594762 gene encoding protein TANC2-like isoform X4 has product MDFRQSIDFDSFMESESIAASTEEILWSDDDTIIAEQEVVWNEDLAAIRRLLDTENTAGTCPSCDMPFDKGKKRRLIDNCGHERCYSCMFTNEACPLCSLNNSASKTDGPTVKNSNYMGLRGSEITLYGETQAPPPSQIQQEKVGKIRPEAIIRNGNVIIKSRQDLSSTEFGHPEKLPKTRPSNPRIKLDQGAMTQSCPTPPQLRKKFFLSPKALRSPFSGRNRQPSNDSALSDDETNVKPATKKSDDMYMRLGLLLGDGARRSKRNQNKNSHESCSSLASYEAATMMSSNTSPVSTLTGSSEDQHRNNPSSDSVASLMSMSMSGQSNCSSSPVSRRHSVTTSQPGHVEDLSMFKNRKTCIRRSARTGTIKGPIDPKIRFAQYRTPQLTLKPLFFEVPSQETEPLFVGRHWLIKEIEDIVGSSSPGVLLTGNPGTGKTALILQLVEYSCFGRKKEPIYQTPSLSGLNSPERSRSPQSFYYQIDIISEKIKHLASCVVAYHFCQADNNNTCLVPDFIHSLAAQLCQAPQLIAYRDHLLNEPHLQSALSLKECIANPDVALTRGILEPLASLRRVGKIDNLNCVILVDGLCEAEYHRPDHGDTITTFLVKHMPNFPSWLKIVATVRTQLQEITKQLPYTRVSLDNVVSNENINKDVLAYINFRVQNSPSIQNNITITNSGKVESCSVSNHKFSQHLLSLSQGSFLFAKLTLDLLERGQLVAKSSGYKVLPVTLAQIYLLHFNLRFPTIRSFEKVTHILSVCLTALYPLTLLEIYYSVNSLLVDNFLPWKEFLQRFKLLSGFLVKRLDDTYMFFHPSFREWLIRRDDNEATKFLCDLRSGHAGIAFRLSRVQAPLDPEKTLELGHHILKAHVYRNMSIPNISSRDLQATWIAESSDNISAALCNLRNMYSPNVKVSRLLLLAGASPNYITDFLGNAPVLCMYSHEGIVPMVSLLLEFGADVELTNSQGCTALSLASSKGHCDVVRQLIAAGASPGHADTGGYCPLIHAARNGCLNVVGYLLACDWVIKNPEDVELAEAAQQALIAAAGQGHVDIVEYLLDMAEINADLPDTITGETALTIAAANGCHAVCSALINRGASLSVVNKKEMAALHLAVKEGHWAVAERLIQNHAAIEQPDNSGRSPLMLAAAEGHVGLIELLLDRGADLNKEDREGLTALCWACLRGKMQAAQTLLERGSNISHTDKTGRTPLDLAAFQGNPSLVQFLLDRGAVIEHVDVNGMRPLDRAIACRNIQVVQCFLKKGAKLGPATWAMAAGKPEIMLILLNKLLEDGNILYRKSRLREAAHRYQYALKKFPTDDQGEHNKPFHQLQVNFLLNYSRCKRKLNEFEEAVELANEVLEMKPDSYEAYYARAKARLDLKLYELALTDVKDAMRLSPPQNMEVRKVLAYLQEDISNRMCTKNPKIGMNRDYAVSVDTLLE; this is encoded by the exons atCTGGCAGCAATCAGGAGGCTACTGGATACGGAGAACACGGCGGGTACCTGTCCAAGTTGCGATATGCCGTTCGATAAAGGCAAAAAACGGAGACTCATCGATAACTGCGGTCATGAGCGATGTTACTCCTGTATGTTTACAAATGAAGCCTGCCCATTATGTTCCTTAAACAATTCCGCTTCGAAAACAG ATGGTCCGACCGTTaagaattcaaattacatgGGTCTGCGGGGCTCCGAGATCACACTTTATGGGGAAACGCAGGCACCGCCACCGTCGCAAATACAACAGGAGAAGGTCGGAAAAATCAGACCCGAAGCGATAATCAGGAATGGAAACGTTATAATCAAG AGCCGGCAGGATTTGTCGTCGACGGAATTCGGACACCCGGAGAAACTTCCGAAAACGAGACCGAGCAACCCGCGCATTAAACTGGACCAAGGCGCGATGACTCAAAGCTGTCCGACGCCACCGCAACTGCGAAAGAAGTTCTTTCTCAGTCCGAAGGCCTTGCGGAGTCCGTTCTCCGGCAGGAACCGACAGCCGTCCAACGATTCAGCACTTTCAG ATGATGAAACGAACGTGAAACCGGCGACCAAAAAATCGGACGATATGTACATGCGTCTTGGATTGCTTCTCGGCGATGGTGCTCGAAGGTCCAAACGCAACCAGAACAAGAACAGTCACGAATCTTGCTCATCGTTGGCAAGCTACGAGGCTGCCACCATGATGTCGTCCAACACCAGTCCCGTTTCGACACTGACAGGCAGTTCGGAGGACCAGCACCGCAACAACCCCAGTTCGGACAGCGTGGCCTCCCTCATGTCCATGTCCATGTCCGGACAGAGCAACTGCAGCTCAAGCCCCGTCAGTCGAAGGCACAGTGTCACCA CCTCCCAACCTGGTCATGTAGAGGATCTCAGTATGTTTAAGAATAGGAAGACTTGTATAAGAAGGTCGGCGCGCACTGGAACCATCAAGGGCCCTATCGATCCAAAAATACGTTTCGCCCAATATAGAACCCCGCAATTGACTCTCAAGCCTTTGTTCTTTGAAGTGCCGTCTCAGGAAACTGAACCTTTGTTCGTTGGAAGACATTGgcttattaaagaaattgaagaCATAGTTG GTTCTTCGAGTCCTGGAGTTTTACTAACTGGTAATCCGGGCACCGGAAAAACTGCCTTAATCCTTCAGCTCGTAGAGTACAGTTGTTTTGGACGAAAAAAGGAGCCGATCTACCAAACTCCCAGTTTATCTGGCCTTAATTCCCCCGAACGGTCGAGAAGTCCTCAAAGTTTCTATTATCAAATCGACATCATTTCCGAGAAGATTAAACACTTAGCCAGTTGTGTGGTAGCCTATCATTTTTGTCAAGCTGATAACAATAATACGTGTTTGGTGCCGGACTTCATCCATTCATTGGCAGCTCAATTGTGTCAAGCACCTCAACTAATTGCCTACAGAGATCATCTTTTAAACGAGCCACATTTGCAATCAGCTTTGTCTTTGAAGGAATGCATTGCGAATCCAGACGTAGCTTTAACAAGAGGAATTCTGGAGCCTCTGGCGAGTTTAAGAAGGGTTGGAAAAATCGACAACTTAAATTGTGTTATACTGGTTGACGGACTTTGCGAAGCCGAATATCACAGACCGGATCACGGTGACACTATCACAACATTCCTTGTCAAGCACATGCCCAATTTTCCGTCGTGGTTGAAGATTGTTGCTACTGTTAGGACTCAACTGCAAGAAATCACGAAACAATTGCCTTATACTAGAGTGTCTTTGGACAACGTCGTGAGTAACGAGAATATCAATAAGGATGTTCTTGCGTACATAAACTTCAGAGTGCAAAACAGTCCTTCTATTCAAAACAACATAACTATCACAAATTCGGGAAAGGTGGAAAGCTGTAGTGTTTCCAATCACAAGTTTTCGCAACACTTACTAAGCTTAAGTCAAGGTTCATTCTTATTTGCGAAACTAACTTTAGATCTTCTGGAAAGAGGACAATTAGTAGCCAAATCATCAGGTTACAAAGTTCTGCCTGTAACTCTTgcccaaatatatttattacatttcaatCTAAGATTCCCAACAATCAGATCGTTCGAAAAAGTTACCCACATCTTGAGCGTCTGTCTTACAGCTTTATACCCTCTAACTCTTCTAGAAATTTATTACTCAGTCAATTCGTTATTGGTTGACAATTTTTTGCCCTGGAAAGAATTTTTACAAAGATTCAAACTCCTGTCGGGCTTTCTCGTGAAACGCCTCGACGACACATACATGTTCTTCCATCCTTCATTCAGAGAGTGGTTGATCCGCCGCGACGACAACGAAGCCACGAAATTCCTGTGCGACCTCCGATCCGGCCACGCCGGTATCGCCTTCAGACTTAGCAGAGTCCAAGCACCACTAGACCCGGAAAAAACTCTGGAACTCGGCCACCACATCCTGAAAGCTCACGTGTACAGGAACATGTCCATCCCCAACATCAGCTCACGCGACTTGCAAGCCACGTGGATTGCTGAGAGTTCAGACAACATATCTGCCGCATTATGCAACTTGAGAAACATGTACAGTCCAAACGTCAAAGTATCAAGGTTGTTGTTACTGGCGGGTGCTTCACCGAATTACATAACGGACTTCTTGGGCAACGCCCCCGTTCTATGTATGTATTCACACGAGGGAATCGTGCCAATGGTCTCGCTTCTTTTGGAGTTTGGAGCCGATGTTGAGCTGACCAATAGTCAAGGTTGCACCGCTCTCTCTTTAGCCTCCTCCAAAGGACATTGTGATGTGGTGAGGCAGCTAATCGCAGCGGGGGCAAGTCCAGGTCACGCCGACACAGGCGGATACTGCCCATTAATACACGCAGCCAGAAACGGCTGCTTGAACGTCGTGGGATATTTATTAGCTTGCGACTGGGTGATAAAGAACCCGGAGGACGTGGAACTCGCAGAAGCCGCCCAACAAGCATTAATTGCGGCGGCTGGACAAGGCCACGTGGATATCGTCGAATATTTACTAGATATGGCGGAAATCAACGCCGATTTGCCGGACACAATTACAGGAGAAACTGCTTTGACAATAGCCGCAGCTAACGGTTGCCATGCGGTTTGCTCGGCTTTGATCAATAGAGGAGCGAGTTTATCGGTGGTGAATAAAAAGGAAATGGCGGCTCTACATTTGGCAGTTAAGGAAGGACACTGGGCGGTTGCAGAAAGACTTATTCAGAACCATGCTGCCATTGAACAACCAGATAACTCTGGAAGGTCTCCTTTAATGTTGGCTGCTGCTGAAGGCCACGTTGGGCTGATCGAACTATTACTTGATAGAGGAGCTGACTTGAACAAAGAAGACCGTGAGGGACTTACTGCTTTGTGCTGGGCGTGCTTAAGAGGAAAGATGCAAGCTGCTCAAACTTTGCTAGAAAGAGGTTCAAACATAAGTCATACTGACAAAACAGGAAGAACACCTTTAGATCTGGCGGCGTTTCAAGGTAATCCATCGTTGGTGCAGTTTTTACTAGACAGAGGAGCTGTCATAGAGCACGTGGATGTAAACGGCATGCGACCGTTGGATAGAGCAATTGCTTGCAGGAACATTCAGGTAGTGCAGTGTTTTCTGAAGAAAGGAGCGAAATTAGGACCGGCTACATGGGCTATGGCTGCAGGCAAACcggaaattat GCTTATACTTCTCAATAAACTTCTGGAAGATGGaaacattttatacagaaaaagTCGATTGAGAGAGGCGGCCCATAGGTACCAATACGCTCTGAAGAAGTTCCCCACAGACGATCAAGGAGAACACAATAAACCTTTCCATCAATTACAAGTCAACTTCCTACTTAACTACTCCCGGTGTAAAAGAAAACTCAAC GAATTCGAAGAGGCAGTGGAACTAGCTAACGAAGTCTTAGAAATGAAGCCGGACTCGTACGAAGCGTATTACGCAAGGGCGAAGGCGCGATTAGACTTGAAGCTCTACGAACTGGCGTTGACGGACGTGAAGGATGCGATGCGACTGTCACCACCGCAAAACATGGAGGTCCGAAAAGTTCTGGCTTACCTGCAGGAGGACATATCGAATAGAATGTGCACGAAAAATCCGAAAATAGGCATGAACCGAGATTATGCCGTCTCAGTTGATACTTtattggaataa